A genomic window from Helicobacter suis HS1 includes:
- a CDS encoding Dam family site-specific DNA-(adenine-N6)-methyltransferase codes for MRQRFNKGQNSHDFLFLNRSCFNGLMRFNSKGGFNVPYCKKDHRFTPAYITKITNQIEWVSRRIAQNDYTFLCCDFTQIFKKARGGDFTYCDPPYIGRHADYFSSWSYTHEEKLHDLLKHTQASFLLSTWHSNAYRQNPYTHHYQEYQIKLLDHFYYLGGREENRSAVKEALIQSKNF; via the coding sequence GTGAGACAGAGATTTAACAAAGGCCAAAACTCCCATGATTTTTTGTTTCTAAACCGCAGCTGTTTTAATGGATTGATGCGTTTTAATTCTAAAGGGGGCTTTAATGTCCCCTATTGTAAAAAAGATCACCGTTTTACTCCTGCTTACATCACAAAAATTACCAATCAAATTGAGTGGGTCAGTAGACGCATCGCCCAAAATGACTACACATTCCTCTGTTGTGATTTTACACAGATTTTTAAAAAGGCGCGAGGTGGTGACTTTACCTATTGCGATCCCCCCTATATTGGCAGACATGCAGACTATTTTAGCTCATGGAGTTATACACACGAGGAAAAACTCCATGATTTACTCAAACACACACAGGCTAGTTTTTTGCTTTCCACTTGGCATAGCAACGCGTACAGACAAAATCCATATACCCACCACTATCAGGAATACCAAATTAAACTCCTCGATCATTTCTATTACTTAGGAGGTAGAGAGGAAAACCGTAGCGCCGTTAAAGAGGCCTTGATACAAAGCAAGAACTTCTGA
- a CDS encoding ATP-binding protein, whose protein sequence is MLVTDFTEPIINDRETKADFFEKIKQEKNFVGFLYELDYEGAKIILNDNEKNALKGVPLGCFLIAIYSNELRENALEGVLLRVVDVAEIPQKQEMIKSLTETYISDTSEKKLNIDMDVYTRYYHQNSGLSARALGTFYVDQNGNLVFGTDIESFLGAHNYKVYKPQKEELGIIVNENMVSDIHTPKEEIGNLRYASSQSYDEDGSYAPAIYLRTNDIVSRRTAFFGMTRTGKSNTIKIIVSAIEKLNEQQKQQIGQIIFDINGEYTFANVQDETCIFDKFKDKNKVKRFSLSARKAQEHKDVEPIQYNFYEDETLEESFELLCDEIALNKSSDYFKAFMSVDMFDREEDDDHPDAKRREEIKRHKQRKRAIYQCILYRAKFPAKQNYKVEFTRFKLADKTLKNNDDPKYHEGVSLELACKYFENVDRSSNNFIIPV, encoded by the coding sequence ATGCTTGTTACAGATTTTACCGAGCCCATCATAAATGACAGAGAAACTAAAGCCGATTTTTTTGAAAAAATTAAACAAGAAAAGAACTTTGTCGGCTTTCTCTACGAACTAGATTATGAAGGGGCTAAAATTATCCTCAATGACAACGAAAAAAATGCGCTCAAAGGGGTACCTCTTGGTTGTTTTTTGATTGCTATTTATAGCAATGAACTAAGAGAAAATGCCTTAGAGGGAGTCTTGTTAAGAGTGGTGGATGTGGCTGAAATTCCACAAAAGCAAGAGATGATAAAGAGCTTGACAGAAACTTATATCTCTGATACCTCTGAGAAAAAATTAAACATAGACATGGATGTCTACACCCGGTATTACCACCAAAATTCAGGTTTATCTGCTCGCGCCTTGGGAACTTTTTATGTGGATCAAAATGGCAATTTAGTATTTGGCACAGATATAGAAAGTTTTTTGGGGGCGCACAATTACAAGGTGTATAAACCACAAAAAGAAGAGCTTGGGATTATTGTCAATGAAAACATGGTTAGTGATATACACACACCAAAAGAGGAAATAGGGAACTTAAGGTATGCTTCAAGCCAATCCTATGATGAGGATGGAAGCTATGCACCTGCGATCTATTTGCGCACAAATGACATCGTGTCCAGAAGAACTGCATTTTTTGGGATGACTAGAACGGGAAAATCCAATACCATCAAAATTATAGTGAGCGCCATAGAAAAACTCAATGAACAACAGAAACAACAGATAGGCCAGATCATTTTTGATATCAATGGAGAATATACTTTTGCAAATGTGCAAGATGAAACATGTATTTTTGACAAATTTAAAGATAAAAACAAGGTTAAACGCTTTAGCTTGTCTGCGCGCAAAGCACAAGAACATAAAGATGTGGAGCCTATCCAATATAATTTTTACGAAGATGAAACACTCGAGGAATCTTTTGAGCTACTTTGTGATGAAATTGCTCTTAACAAATCTTCTGATTACTTTAAGGCTTTTATGAGTGTGGACATGTTTGATCGAGAGGAGGATGATGATCATCCAGACGCTAAGAGACGCGAAGAAATTAAGAGACACAAACAAAGAAAAAGAGCCATATATCAGTGTATTTTGTATAGAGCTAAGTTTCCAGCTAAGCAAAATTATAAGGTTGAGTTCACGCGTTTCAAACTAGCTGACAAAACCTTAAAAAACAACGACGATCCCAAATACCATGAAGGAGTTTCTCTTGAACTGGCGTGTAAATATTTTGAAAATGTAGACCGTAGTTCTAATAATTTCATTATTCCTGTATAA
- a CDS encoding DNA double-strand break repair nuclease NurA, producing MQNIRLAKKDFTTTFRETLYEIFKKNGLSEGKYSLLDTLKWLIFQEYSGKKGSIRISCWHCEYLNNFSKQIEPYQNNQNDFQNCPNCQEKVYITDYLALHTLIDEARGATGAQSYIMSVCEVVLMLSMFRYLFEKEQETQWLPKILFIKDGPLALFSRLDDFASETVRPFLQFLYERSLKEHVGYVNWIGLDKSGEFVDHVRALDSKIPTGSIFLPDLNYIRKYTTGDRKSVFGERTYFGIKMFIKTNQSFVLDVAIPFGPNIKYQDYIKKPNIKELACLFPHGIIETSLYLPFLYFVFQMRLCF from the coding sequence ATGCAAAATATCCGCCTTGCAAAGAAAGATTTTACCACTACTTTTAGAGAGACACTTTATGAAATTTTTAAGAAAAACGGCCTAAGTGAGGGGAAATATAGCCTTTTAGATACTCTTAAATGGCTTATATTTCAAGAATATAGCGGTAAAAAAGGATCTATCAGGATTTCTTGTTGGCATTGTGAATATCTCAATAATTTTAGCAAGCAAATAGAGCCTTATCAAAATAATCAGAATGATTTTCAGAACTGCCCTAACTGCCAAGAAAAAGTATATATCACCGATTATCTTGCACTACACACTTTAATAGATGAAGCCCGTGGGGCCACAGGGGCACAATCTTATATTATGAGCGTGTGCGAGGTTGTGCTGATGCTTTCTATGTTTAGATATTTGTTTGAAAAAGAACAAGAGACCCAATGGTTGCCTAAAATCCTTTTTATTAAAGATGGACCTTTAGCCCTTTTTAGCAGGCTAGATGATTTTGCTTCTGAGACTGTGCGGCCATTTTTACAATTTCTTTATGAGCGATCGTTAAAAGAACATGTGGGCTATGTTAATTGGATTGGACTAGATAAAAGCGGTGAGTTTGTAGATCATGTAAGAGCTTTAGACTCTAAGATTCCAACGGGAAGCATCTTTTTGCCCGATCTAAACTACATAAGAAAGTACACCACTGGTGATAGAAAAAGTGTCTTTGGAGAAAGAACCTATTTTGGCATCAAAATGTTTATTAAGACAAACCAATCCTTTGTATTAGATGTAGCCATTCCTTTTGGTCCAAATATCAAGTATCAAGACTATATCAAAAAGCCAAATATCAAGGAGTTAGCGTGCTTATTTCCTCATGGAATTATAGAAACCAGCTTGTATTTACCCTTTCTGTATTTTGTCTTTCAAATGCGGCTGTGTTTTTGA
- a CDS encoding DNA adenine methylase: protein MSGIYYEPFMGSGVVVFNLSPKIAVFSDSNPHIINFYNAIKRGDLTKDSARAFLIQEGKNLEKRGKNIT from the coding sequence ATGTCAGGGATTTATTACGAACCTTTCATGGGAAGTGGTGTGGTTGTGTTTAATTTATCTCCCAAAATAGCGGTTTTTAGCGACAGCAACCCACATATTATTAATTTTTACAATGCCATTAAAAGAGGTGACCTTACTAAAGATTCAGCGCGTGCATTTTTGATTCAAGAAGGTAAAAATTTGGAAAAAAGGGGCAAGAATATTACTTAA
- a CDS encoding type II restriction endonuclease, whose protein sequence is MENLKWQICQPDHQWKIKGFIDNEKQLFSISNDTKVVSKILEIHMFPYILEFAKNCGFEVILPSHQNYYPDLSFVSKINPEIKYAIDLKTTYRNEKNPNFCNGFTLGSHGEYFRNRESCKNIQFPYKSHSGHFCNTK, encoded by the coding sequence TTGGAAAATCTGAAGTGGCAAATTTGCCAACCCGATCACCAGTGGAAGATCAAAGGATTTATTGATAATGAAAAGCAGTTGTTTTCGATCTCTAATGATACAAAAGTAGTCTCCAAAATTTTGGAGATTCACATGTTTCCCTATATTTTAGAGTTTGCTAAGAATTGTGGCTTTGAAGTTATTTTACCAAGCCATCAAAATTACTACCCGGATTTGTCATTTGTATCTAAGATAAATCCAGAGATCAAATACGCTATTGACTTGAAAACAACCTATCGCAATGAAAAAAACCCCAATTTTTGTAATGGCTTCACCCTAGGCTCCCATGGGGAATATTTTAGGAATAGGGAATCTTGTAAAAACATCCAATTTCCTTATAAGAGTCATAGTGGGCATTTTTGTAATACAAAATAG
- a CDS encoding ABC-F family ATP-binding cassette domain-containing protein, which translates to MLQTTNLGMRYASKKLFENVNLKLDAHKRYGLIGANGAGKSTFLKILAGEIEPSSGEVVIDAGLKSGVLGQDQYAFENFSLKDAVLLGNKTLYEALKEKEYLYDSADLNDPIINERLAALEMICVQEDPLYECEVVVEKILEDLGIPASRHSDLMQSLPSSDKFKILLAQVLFPKPDILLLDEPTNNLDLNAIAWLEENLKRHEGTMVLISHDRHFLNAVCTHILDLDFNTLREFSGNYDDWYIASTLIAKQKEAERNKKLKEKEELERFIARFSANASKARQATSRQKQLEKLDIESIQVSSRRDPSIVFKPSRLIGNEALECTQICKKYGDLVVLEKVSLKIAPQDKIALIGPNGVGKSTLCKILIGDLAPDSGEVTWGATVQKGYFPQDVGESVFGEESLYQWLFNFNKKIESAEVRNALGRMLFSGAEQEKSVSALSGGEKHRMVLSKLMLERGNFLILDEPTNHLDLEAIIALGEALYKFEGAVICVSHDRELISAYANRIIELVPGKKGAKVIDFKGSYEEYLASQG; encoded by the coding sequence ATGTTACAAACCACTAATTTAGGCATGCGCTATGCTAGTAAAAAGCTCTTTGAAAATGTCAATCTCAAGTTAGACGCGCACAAACGCTATGGACTCATTGGGGCTAATGGAGCGGGCAAGAGTACTTTTTTAAAGATTTTAGCCGGAGAAATTGAACCAAGCAGTGGGGAGGTTGTGATAGATGCTGGGCTTAAAAGTGGGGTTTTAGGCCAAGATCAGTACGCCTTTGAAAATTTTAGCCTTAAAGATGCAGTGCTACTTGGCAATAAAACCCTCTATGAGGCTCTAAAAGAAAAAGAGTATTTGTACGATAGCGCAGATTTAAACGATCCTATAATCAACGAGCGCCTCGCTGCGCTAGAGATGATCTGTGTGCAAGAAGATCCGCTATATGAGTGCGAGGTGGTGGTAGAAAAGATTTTAGAGGATTTAGGCATTCCTGCTAGCCGCCATAGCGATCTGATGCAAAGTTTGCCAAGTAGTGATAAATTTAAAATCTTGCTTGCTCAAGTGCTTTTTCCTAAACCTGATATTTTACTCTTAGATGAACCCACTAACAACCTAGATTTAAACGCTATTGCTTGGTTAGAGGAAAATTTAAAGCGCCATGAGGGCACGATGGTTCTTATCAGCCATGATCGCCACTTTCTTAACGCCGTTTGCACCCATATTTTAGACTTGGATTTTAATACACTTAGGGAGTTTAGTGGCAATTATGATGATTGGTACATCGCCTCTACTTTGATTGCCAAACAAAAAGAAGCCGAGCGTAATAAAAAACTCAAGGAAAAAGAGGAACTGGAGCGCTTTATCGCGCGTTTTTCAGCCAATGCTAGCAAAGCCAGACAAGCCACTAGCCGTCAAAAGCAATTAGAAAAATTAGACATTGAGAGTATCCAAGTTTCTAGTAGGCGCGATCCTAGCATCGTGTTTAAACCCAGTCGGCTCATTGGCAACGAGGCGCTAGAGTGCACACAGATTTGTAAAAAATATGGGGATTTGGTGGTGCTTGAAAAGGTGAGCCTAAAAATCGCCCCGCAGGATAAAATCGCACTCATTGGCCCCAATGGGGTAGGTAAAAGTACGCTGTGTAAAATTTTAATCGGGGATTTAGCCCCAGATAGTGGAGAAGTTACATGGGGAGCGACGGTGCAAAAGGGGTATTTTCCCCAAGATGTGGGCGAAAGCGTCTTTGGGGAGGAGAGTTTGTATCAGTGGTTGTTTAACTTTAATAAAAAGATAGAAAGTGCAGAGGTGCGCAATGCTTTAGGAAGAATGCTTTTTAGCGGAGCAGAGCAGGAAAAGAGTGTAAGCGCACTAAGTGGAGGCGAGAAACACCGTATGGTTTTGAGCAAACTAATGTTAGAGAGGGGGAATTTTTTAATTTTAGATGAGCCTACTAATCATTTAGACCTTGAGGCTATCATCGCGCTAGGCGAGGCGCTTTATAAATTTGAGGGGGCTGTTATTTGTGTAAGCCATGACCGCGAGCTTATTAGCGCCTATGCTAACCGCATTATTGAACTTGTACCCGGTAAAAAGGGCGCAAAAGTGATTGATTTTAAGGGCAGTTATGAGGAGTATTTAGCTAGTCAGGGGTGA
- a CDS encoding MFS transporter: MRHYMRIIALLACSSFCLGVAEFIVSGILTRLSVYYGVSNSEAGNLATFYACGVVVGAPIVSVLISSWNYRNQLVFTLSVFCLSNAAVFLSNTLWVALSARFISGLMHGLFFVIATIISIKVAPKSKTSMALSLMASGLTIALVTGVPIGILLSKNYGLLSPFLLIACLSFLVALLAFFVMPKLSSKQANFKNLGIAFKYIHICQGFIVTALSCGSMFVVYIYLRILLEQHDFDPDSIANIYLGFGIAAIFGNLFGGRLTDSKGSFSALRFLLTVQMLCLCAMSFTHSFSKGVLIANIMAFGFFGCALIAPLKMLSSYLARTFTPDTKNDTIALNESSFNVGITFASLVGGLVARYLYAELNGIFAGLFALGALITLLYGIKKVYFRQK; encoded by the coding sequence ATGCGACATTATATGAGAATTATCGCGCTTTTGGCTTGTTCGAGTTTTTGTCTTGGGGTAGCAGAGTTTATAGTTTCTGGGATTTTAACGCGCCTAAGTGTGTATTATGGTGTGTCTAATAGTGAGGCAGGAAATCTAGCAACTTTTTATGCCTGTGGTGTAGTGGTGGGTGCACCCATTGTTAGCGTGCTTATTTCCTCATGGAATTATAGAAACCAGCTTGTATTTACCCTTTCTGTATTTTGTCTTTCAAATGCGGCTGTGTTTTTGAGTAATACCCTCTGGGTAGCGCTTTCTGCGCGTTTTATTAGCGGCCTTATGCATGGCTTATTCTTTGTCATCGCTACAATCATTAGTATTAAAGTTGCGCCCAAATCAAAAACAAGCATGGCATTAAGTCTTATGGCAAGTGGGCTTACTATTGCCCTTGTAACAGGTGTACCTATTGGTATTCTTTTATCCAAAAACTACGGGCTTTTATCTCCCTTTCTCTTGATTGCATGTTTGAGTTTTTTAGTAGCGCTTCTTGCATTTTTTGTCATGCCAAAACTTAGCAGCAAACAGGCAAATTTTAAGAACTTAGGCATTGCCTTTAAATATATCCATATTTGTCAAGGTTTTATAGTAACCGCGCTCTCATGTGGTTCTATGTTTGTTGTCTATATTTATTTGCGTATCTTATTAGAACAGCATGATTTTGATCCAGATAGCATTGCTAACATTTATCTAGGCTTTGGAATAGCCGCCATTTTTGGGAATTTATTTGGGGGCAGGCTTACAGACTCAAAAGGTTCTTTTTCGGCATTGCGCTTTTTATTAACCGTGCAGATGCTTTGTTTATGTGCTATGAGTTTTACCCATAGCTTTTCAAAGGGCGTATTAATCGCAAACATTATGGCCTTTGGATTCTTTGGCTGTGCTCTGATTGCGCCGCTTAAAATGCTAAGTAGCTATTTAGCGCGCACCTTTACACCAGATACAAAAAATGACACCATCGCGTTAAATGAAAGTTCTTTTAATGTAGGAATCACCTTTGCCTCTCTTGTAGGGGGGCTTGTGGCGCGCTATTTGTATGCAGAACTTAATGGTATCTTTGCTGGTTTATTCGCACTTGGGGCACTTATCACTCTTTTATATGGTATTAAAAAAGTTTATTTTCGCCAAAAGTAG
- a CDS encoding type II restriction endonuclease, whose translation MKVIENILHERGIFAEWGEEIFDDYWMNYGRITKKEFPL comes from the coding sequence ATTAAAGTTATTGAGAACATTTTGCACGAAAGGGGGATATTTGCGGAATGGGGGGAGGAGATTTTTGATGATTATTGGATGAACTATGGACGCATCACTAAAAAAGAGTTCCCCCTCTAA